Proteins from a genomic interval of Paenibacillus sp. FSL R5-0623:
- a CDS encoding aldo/keto reductase: MKHRVLGNSDIVVSSMGLGIMGMSPGMYGETNDEESMKTIHHALEIGVTLLDTADVYGNGHNEELLGKALKGRRDQAIIATKFAYTPNYETLNGHPDYVKKAVEASLRRLDTDYIDLYYQHRVDPQIPIEETVGAMADLVKEGKVRCLGLSEASASTMRRAHAVHPISALQSEYSLWSRDIEDEILPTARELNITHIAYSPLSRGFISGEIRKFEDLHVNDLRRYMPRFQGDNFAKNIEVVDKIKEIAMEKSCTPAQLALAWTMANNALPIPGTKRIKYLEENANAVTIELTPDELARIENVSPQNEVHGTRYMKEMMTQLNG, translated from the coding sequence ATGAAGCACAGAGTGCTGGGAAATAGCGATATCGTCGTATCTTCGATGGGATTGGGAATTATGGGCATGTCTCCGGGAATGTACGGGGAAACCAATGATGAGGAATCAATGAAGACCATTCATCACGCGTTGGAGATTGGTGTTACACTGCTAGATACAGCTGATGTATATGGTAATGGACATAATGAAGAATTACTGGGAAAAGCGCTGAAAGGACGTCGCGATCAGGCCATTATTGCTACCAAATTTGCGTATACCCCGAACTATGAGACGTTGAATGGTCATCCGGATTACGTGAAAAAGGCTGTAGAAGCAAGTCTTCGCCGGCTGGACACTGACTATATTGATCTGTACTACCAACACAGGGTAGATCCTCAGATTCCGATTGAGGAAACCGTTGGTGCGATGGCTGATTTGGTTAAAGAGGGAAAAGTCCGCTGCCTTGGCTTGTCGGAAGCATCGGCTTCCACTATGCGCCGGGCACACGCCGTTCATCCGATTTCTGCGTTGCAGAGCGAATATTCTCTGTGGAGCCGGGATATTGAGGACGAGATTCTGCCGACTGCGAGAGAACTGAATATTACACATATTGCATACAGTCCATTAAGCAGAGGGTTTATCTCAGGTGAGATTCGGAAATTCGAAGATTTGCATGTTAATGATCTGCGCAGATATATGCCGAGGTTCCAAGGAGACAATTTCGCCAAAAATATAGAAGTTGTGGATAAAATCAAAGAGATTGCGATGGAGAAGAGTTGTACGCCTGCACAATTGGCTTTGGCTTGGACAATGGCTAATAACGCATTGCCGATTCCGGGAACGAAACGAATCAAATATTTGGAGGAAAACGCGAACGCTGTAACGATTGAACTGACACCTGATGAATTAGCTCGTATTGAAAATGTAAGTCCCCAAAATGAGGTCCATGGAACACGTTATATGAAAGAAATGATGACTCAGCTTAACGGGTAA
- a CDS encoding MBL fold metallo-hydrolase, whose product MLNQLSDSIYYMSNDNDRERPVLGLVCGEKYSLVIDGGNSVQHARDFIEEIRCLNVPPVQYVVITHAHWDHFLGMNEFGATIIVNGLTNKRLNDWRCYSFDDQSLREYVDADMISAHCMEIIQTEIPRRESFLLDKPGIVFKDSLRIDLGNKLCMLEQIRSTHTDDSTIVYIPDEKTIFLGDSPYSTTTRSLFHYKQDLLFPMIQDIERYDAEHFLLGHESICDSEEMKIFFEQLVACSKSVKNTSLEEAISLFEREQRRVPVGDELFFLKALVNDRILQAQKD is encoded by the coding sequence ATGTTAAATCAATTAAGCGATTCCATATATTATATGTCCAACGATAATGATAGAGAAAGACCGGTACTAGGCTTGGTGTGTGGGGAAAAATATAGTCTGGTGATCGATGGTGGAAATTCGGTTCAGCATGCCAGAGACTTTATCGAGGAGATTCGATGCTTAAATGTGCCGCCTGTTCAGTATGTGGTTATTACCCACGCGCATTGGGATCATTTTTTGGGAATGAATGAATTCGGTGCGACGATCATCGTTAATGGTTTAACCAATAAGCGTTTGAACGACTGGAGATGTTATTCCTTTGATGATCAGTCACTTCGTGAGTATGTAGATGCCGATATGATCAGTGCGCATTGCATGGAAATTATACAGACGGAAATCCCGAGGAGAGAATCATTTCTACTAGATAAGCCCGGTATCGTCTTTAAAGATTCTCTCCGGATTGATCTGGGGAACAAGCTCTGTATGCTGGAACAGATTCGAAGTACGCATACGGACGATTCAACCATTGTGTATATTCCGGATGAGAAGACAATTTTCCTCGGAGACAGTCCGTATTCTACAACGACTCGTTCGTTATTTCATTATAAGCAGGATCTGTTATTCCCGATGATACAGGATATCGAGCGATATGATGCGGAGCACTTCTTGTTAGGGCACGAGTCCATATGTGATTCGGAAGAGATGAAGATATTCTTCGAACAGCTGGTCGCTTGCAGTAAATCAGTGAAAAATACATCTTTGGAGGAAGCCATAAGTTTGTTTGAAAGAGAACAGCGACGTGTTCCTGTGGGGGATGAACTCTTTTTTCTCAAAGCATTGGTTAATGATCGAATCTTGCAGGCTCAAAAAGATTAG
- a CDS encoding cation diffusion facilitator family transporter, with product MSGHHHDQIHGHDHGHNHAHTTNNKKVLLFSFIIITIYMIVEAIGGFITNSLALISDAGHMLSDSIALGIALLAFTFGEKAVNTGKTYGYRRFEILAATLNGVTLIAIALYIFYEAIGRFINPPEVATVGMLIISVIGLFINILVAWIMMRGSDTENNLNMRGAYLHVISDMLGSVGAIAAALLMMFFGWGWADPLASVIVAALVLRSGFYVTKSSLHILMEGTPANVDVNDLVQTIKQVDGVKGVHDVHVWSITSNLNALTAHIVVDGTMDVYASEILVQKIEHMLEHKEIKHVTLQVESEKHLHDTSVLCTVKGDAPDAHAHHHH from the coding sequence ATGTCCGGACATCATCACGATCAGATCCATGGGCACGATCATGGACACAACCACGCTCACACCACCAATAACAAGAAAGTCCTGTTGTTTTCCTTCATTATTATTACCATCTATATGATCGTAGAAGCCATTGGTGGATTCATCACCAACAGTCTCGCGCTTATCTCGGATGCAGGCCATATGTTGTCCGATTCTATTGCGCTCGGTATCGCTTTGCTGGCGTTCACGTTTGGTGAAAAAGCAGTAAATACTGGCAAAACGTACGGCTACAGAAGATTCGAGATTTTGGCTGCCACGTTAAACGGAGTTACGTTAATCGCCATTGCACTCTACATTTTCTACGAAGCGATTGGGCGTTTTATCAATCCCCCGGAAGTTGCTACAGTAGGCATGTTAATCATCAGCGTCATTGGATTGTTCATCAATATTCTGGTGGCCTGGATCATGATGCGTGGTAGCGATACGGAGAATAACCTGAATATGCGTGGTGCTTATCTCCATGTCATCAGTGACATGTTGGGATCGGTTGGGGCCATTGCGGCAGCACTGCTCATGATGTTCTTTGGTTGGGGTTGGGCCGATCCACTTGCGAGTGTGATTGTCGCTGCACTGGTATTGCGTAGTGGTTTCTATGTCACCAAATCATCCCTTCATATCTTGATGGAAGGTACTCCGGCCAATGTGGATGTGAATGACCTGGTGCAGACTATCAAACAAGTCGATGGCGTCAAAGGTGTACACGATGTTCATGTCTGGTCCATTACCAGTAACCTGAATGCGCTGACCGCTCATATTGTGGTGGATGGAACGATGGATGTTTATGCATCCGAGATCCTGGTTCAGAAGATTGAACATATGCTGGAGCATAAAGAAATCAAACATGTAACACTCCAAGTCGAGTCCGAGAAACATCTGCATGACACCTCGGTACTATGTACCGTCAAAGGCGACGCACCAGATGCTCATGCGCATCATCACCATTGA
- a CDS encoding response regulator transcription factor, which yields MKHLLLADDDANIRALLRHVMTKEGYRVHEAQDGLEAVKLMQETPIDLAILDVMMPGMDGLELCDFIRQHYDIPIMLLTARDQLSDKRDGYLRGTDEYVTKPFEPEELVYRVKALFRRYHRTSSDIIRMNRIVIDRNNVEVTDGQSILFLPMKEFELLSQLAQFPGRLFSRDELIRLVWGADYEGDDRTVDVHIKRLRDRFADYTDDFVIQTVRGIGYKMEVKAP from the coding sequence ATGAAACATCTGCTGCTGGCAGACGATGATGCCAATATTCGAGCACTCCTGCGGCATGTCATGACCAAGGAAGGGTATCGAGTTCATGAAGCGCAGGATGGACTGGAAGCGGTCAAACTAATGCAAGAAACCCCGATTGATCTGGCAATCTTAGATGTGATGATGCCGGGCATGGACGGACTGGAGTTATGTGATTTCATTCGGCAGCACTACGATATTCCCATTATGCTACTGACGGCACGTGATCAGCTATCCGATAAGAGAGACGGTTATTTGAGAGGAACAGATGAATATGTGACCAAGCCATTTGAACCGGAAGAACTGGTCTATCGGGTAAAGGCATTGTTTCGTCGGTACCATCGCACATCCAGCGATATCATCCGTATGAACCGAATCGTCATTGACCGCAACAATGTGGAAGTTACGGATGGGCAATCCATTCTCTTTTTGCCAATGAAAGAATTTGAATTACTCTCACAGCTTGCCCAGTTTCCGGGGCGTTTGTTCTCTCGAGATGAGCTCATTCGGCTGGTATGGGGAGCGGATTACGAAGGAGATGACCGTACCGTTGATGTGCACATCAAGCGGTTACGTGATCGTTTTGCCGATTATACGGACGATTTTGTGATCCAAACGGTCCGGGGCATTGGTTACAAAATGGAGGTGAAAGCACCTTGA
- a CDS encoding HAMP domain-containing sensor histidine kinase, whose translation MRTLYVRVFLITIAVIMVSGILGFLLSNIYYHTKLKDFNDEKLVGIAAEMKQFVEQQPDTMEQYLNNAAALGYEIYVTDGKGNDQFYGREFREKDLDKQAVVRVLNGEVYHGVAQFPSKPFITGFFDNQLSNTVGVHLQLGNANYALFMRPDVILQFGELRIFFALIGAFTIGISILIFLISTRYLVNPIERLSEATKRIAQGKYNLKLPTARRDEIGQLAQHFMTMSRELERVDQARQQFVSNVSHEIQSPLTSIQGFAQLVADRDLPEQEREHYASIIEEESRHLSLLSKQLLLLSSLEQGNEDLSKVKFSLRDQFRQAVQVLQWQLEEKELLLRISVPESIQLVGNEVLLMQVWMNLLGNAVNHLPQGRSIEIHAEQMDNQCVIQIKDTGDGIAAEHLPFLFDRFYRVDRARERSSGRTGLGLAIVQKIIRIHDGTIEVASSPEGTVFTVTLPQM comes from the coding sequence TTGAGAACCTTGTACGTCCGGGTATTCCTCATTACGATTGCGGTGATTATGGTCAGCGGCATCCTCGGTTTTCTTTTGTCCAATATCTACTATCATACAAAGCTCAAGGATTTCAATGATGAGAAGCTGGTGGGCATTGCAGCGGAAATGAAACAATTTGTGGAGCAGCAACCGGACACAATGGAGCAGTATTTGAACAACGCCGCCGCACTCGGGTACGAAATCTATGTGACGGATGGAAAAGGCAACGACCAATTCTACGGCCGCGAATTCCGTGAGAAAGATCTGGACAAGCAAGCTGTGGTACGGGTATTGAATGGTGAGGTGTATCATGGCGTTGCCCAGTTTCCAAGCAAACCGTTCATTACCGGTTTCTTCGATAATCAATTAAGCAATACCGTGGGTGTTCATCTACAGCTAGGCAATGCGAATTACGCTCTCTTTATGCGTCCGGATGTAATTCTGCAGTTCGGTGAGCTGCGAATCTTTTTTGCACTGATTGGCGCATTTACCATAGGCATTAGTATCTTGATCTTTCTGATCAGTACCCGTTATCTGGTCAATCCAATTGAACGTCTGTCCGAGGCGACCAAGCGCATTGCTCAAGGAAAATATAATCTGAAATTGCCTACCGCAAGGCGGGATGAGATTGGACAGCTGGCTCAGCATTTCATGACCATGAGTCGTGAATTGGAGAGGGTCGATCAGGCGCGGCAACAGTTTGTATCCAACGTATCGCATGAGATTCAATCGCCGCTGACCTCCATTCAGGGGTTTGCCCAATTGGTGGCGGATCGCGATCTGCCCGAACAGGAACGAGAGCACTATGCATCGATCATTGAGGAGGAGAGTCGTCATCTCTCTTTGCTCAGTAAACAATTGCTTCTATTGTCCTCCCTTGAACAAGGCAACGAGGATCTGTCCAAAGTAAAGTTCTCTTTGCGAGATCAATTCCGGCAAGCGGTTCAGGTGTTGCAATGGCAACTCGAAGAAAAAGAACTGCTGCTTCGGATATCGGTGCCCGAATCCATCCAGCTGGTCGGCAATGAAGTGCTGCTCATGCAGGTGTGGATGAATCTGCTGGGAAATGCAGTGAATCATCTGCCACAGGGAAGAAGCATCGAGATTCATGCCGAGCAAATGGATAACCAGTGTGTGATTCAGATTAAGGATACAGGGGACGGGATTGCTGCGGAGCATCTGCCTTTCCTGTTCGATCGATTCTATCGGGTGGACCGTGCGCGGGAACGTTCTTCCGGCCGAACCGGGCTTGGACTTGCCATTGTGCAGAAAATTATTCGAATCCATGACGGTACAATTGAGGTCGCCAGTTCGCCTGAGGGAACAGTCTTCACCGTGACACTTCCGCAGATGTAA
- a CDS encoding ABC transporter permease: MYLAIREMRYAKGRYALIATIMVLVSFLVLFVTGLAQGLAYDNAASVKNMAATHFVLEQDTNHRFTRSQVDQDQLNQARSVVGQENAEPLGVKMTTVSPMGDTKKIDVTLFMVNPEGWLAPAVTEGTLITDQTNGQVVVDHKLAESGVTIGTVLVDQASGMEWTVGGFVQNESFSHSPVVFLNEEEWLTLQGGSRTTQGSADTNANSPIYNAIAVKDAGEQVDGLSAAMPNTEVITKSDAVSAIPGYKEEQGSLLMMIAFLYVISAFVLAVFFYVITIQKTSQFGILKAIGTRNGYLAGSVSLQVFILSVGSLVISVLLVRLFESILPASMPFQLGLSTLALTCVLFILMSMAGSLFSVWKVTKIDALDAIGRTAA; the protein is encoded by the coding sequence ATGTACTTGGCTATTCGGGAAATGAGGTATGCCAAAGGGCGGTATGCCTTAATTGCTACAATCATGGTACTGGTTTCATTTCTGGTACTGTTTGTTACAGGTCTTGCACAGGGGCTGGCTTATGATAACGCAGCTTCGGTCAAAAATATGGCAGCAACCCACTTTGTGCTGGAACAGGATACGAATCATCGGTTTACCCGGTCACAAGTGGATCAGGATCAGCTTAATCAAGCTCGCTCCGTAGTGGGGCAAGAGAACGCTGAGCCACTCGGTGTGAAAATGACAACCGTCAGTCCAATGGGCGACACGAAAAAGATCGATGTCACGTTGTTCATGGTGAATCCGGAAGGCTGGCTTGCTCCAGCGGTTACCGAAGGAACTCTGATTACGGATCAGACTAACGGGCAGGTTGTGGTGGATCATAAGTTAGCTGAATCCGGTGTGACGATTGGTACCGTTCTGGTCGATCAAGCTTCGGGAATGGAGTGGACCGTTGGCGGATTTGTACAAAATGAGTCTTTCAGTCACTCGCCGGTCGTGTTCCTGAATGAAGAAGAATGGCTTACGCTTCAAGGGGGTTCACGTACTACACAAGGTTCGGCCGACACCAATGCCAATTCGCCGATATACAATGCCATTGCGGTAAAGGACGCGGGTGAGCAGGTGGACGGACTGAGTGCTGCAATGCCTAATACGGAAGTCATTACGAAGTCGGATGCCGTATCGGCTATTCCTGGATATAAGGAAGAGCAGGGATCGTTGCTCATGATGATCGCTTTTCTATATGTCATCTCGGCGTTTGTGCTTGCGGTATTCTTCTATGTCATCACGATTCAGAAAACGAGTCAGTTCGGTATATTAAAAGCCATCGGAACGCGGAATGGATATCTGGCGGGTAGTGTTTCGTTACAAGTATTCATTCTGTCGGTTGGCAGTTTGGTCATTAGCGTGCTGTTAGTTCGACTGTTTGAGTCCATCTTGCCAGCATCAATGCCATTTCAATTAGGCTTATCCACGCTTGCCTTAACCTGCGTATTGTTCATCCTAATGTCTATGGCGGGTTCATTATTTTCAGTGTGGAAGGTTACCAAAATTGATGCGCTTGATGCGATTGGGAGGACAGCAGCATGA
- a CDS encoding ABC transporter ATP-binding protein, giving the protein MRNRLVLQGITQTFEDGGSKRTILDKLDLEVAEGELVAVMGPSGSGKSTFLSIAGALLEPTEGQVLLDGASIMGKSKQDISDMRLQQLGFIFQSANLIPYLKVEEQLMVVAKLAGTDKNKAEKRVNELLDTVGLTHRRKAYAEKLSGGERQRVAIARALMNDPAVVLADEPTASLDAERGLDIVGMIARLVKEQGKSAVMVTHDERILPLCSRVLFLEKGKLVQH; this is encoded by the coding sequence ATGAGAAACCGATTGGTATTACAGGGAATTACACAGACCTTTGAAGATGGTGGCAGTAAACGGACGATTTTGGACAAGTTGGACCTTGAGGTTGCTGAAGGTGAACTTGTGGCTGTGATGGGGCCTTCCGGCTCGGGTAAAAGCACATTCCTGTCCATTGCTGGCGCACTTCTTGAACCAACGGAAGGACAGGTTTTGCTGGACGGGGCTTCTATTATGGGCAAAAGCAAACAGGATATATCCGATATGCGGCTTCAGCAGCTTGGTTTTATATTTCAAAGTGCCAACCTCATTCCGTATTTGAAAGTAGAAGAACAACTCATGGTGGTCGCAAAGCTCGCCGGAACGGATAAAAATAAGGCGGAGAAGCGAGTGAATGAGCTGCTAGATACGGTAGGGTTGACCCATCGGCGGAAGGCGTATGCGGAGAAGCTATCTGGTGGGGAACGTCAGCGGGTCGCCATTGCACGGGCGTTGATGAACGATCCGGCTGTCGTGCTCGCGGATGAACCAACAGCCAGTCTGGATGCGGAACGTGGGCTGGATATTGTAGGCATGATTGCACGGCTCGTGAAAGAGCAGGGCAAGAGTGCAGTGATGGTTACGCATGATGAGCGGATTTTGCCGCTCTGTAGCCGGGTTCTTTTTTTGGAAAAGGGAAAACTGGTGCAGCATTAG
- a CDS encoding NUDIX domain-containing protein — MSSLNAEQFPALSTSIHWGIIEAEFRLNDIVDEKLVSNISIIPFVGDQCVVFQLDNGDWELPGGTLEAGEQYMDGLERELMEELGAEMRSYQIFGQFHCTSSALEPYRPHIPHPHFVRIIGYGDVELVGDPLNPEDGEQVVAVEVVEIDEAIRRFQEQNRHDIAEMYKLAHMLREEAK, encoded by the coding sequence ATGAGCAGCTTAAATGCAGAACAATTCCCGGCACTGAGTACGTCGATTCATTGGGGGATTATTGAGGCAGAGTTCAGATTAAACGACATCGTGGATGAAAAGCTGGTGAGTAATATTAGCATCATTCCATTTGTCGGGGATCAATGTGTTGTTTTCCAACTGGATAATGGAGACTGGGAGCTGCCTGGAGGCACGCTTGAAGCAGGTGAGCAGTATATGGATGGACTGGAACGCGAACTGATGGAGGAACTTGGGGCAGAAATGCGGTCCTATCAGATTTTTGGTCAATTCCACTGTACATCCAGTGCGTTGGAACCGTATCGACCGCATATCCCGCATCCCCATTTTGTGCGAATCATCGGGTATGGAGACGTTGAACTTGTCGGTGATCCGCTGAATCCGGAGGATGGCGAGCAGGTGGTTGCGGTGGAAGTGGTAGAGATTGATGAGGCGATCCGAAGATTCCAGGAACAGAACAGACATGACATTGCAGAGATGTACAAACTGGCTCATATGCTGCGAGAAGAAGCTAAATAG
- a CDS encoding DUF4304 domain-containing protein, giving the protein MQELFKKIIKTDVKPVFAKHGYSKKNLNFYKADGNLAYKFNIQRAKYNTSSQVQFYVNCGVHSTELAELHSVGLNGDILEFISHFTCRIREIAPAAPAHYTLTPDIDPDALSKELVSHLEEGMSFLHSLTGARDIVHYYMDKTALHLSEVTFRFLLKAGDTKEAKHYLEQLHSKYGAEKRWTILEKKYAAVFAEYGL; this is encoded by the coding sequence ATGCAGGAACTTTTTAAGAAGATCATCAAAACAGACGTCAAACCCGTATTTGCCAAACACGGCTATTCGAAGAAAAATCTGAATTTCTACAAAGCGGATGGAAACCTCGCATATAAGTTCAACATTCAAAGAGCAAAGTATAACACCAGTAGTCAAGTTCAGTTTTATGTTAATTGTGGTGTTCATTCCACCGAACTTGCGGAGTTGCATTCCGTTGGATTGAATGGAGACATATTGGAGTTCATATCTCATTTTACCTGCCGAATCAGAGAAATAGCCCCTGCCGCTCCGGCCCACTATACCTTAACGCCTGATATCGATCCAGACGCTTTATCGAAAGAACTGGTGTCACATTTGGAAGAGGGCATGTCATTCCTACACTCGCTAACAGGGGCCAGAGATATAGTCCATTATTATATGGACAAGACAGCGCTACATTTAAGCGAAGTAACCTTCCGCTTCCTGCTAAAAGCCGGCGATACGAAAGAAGCCAAGCATTATTTAGAACAGCTTCACTCCAAATACGGAGCCGAAAAGCGCTGGACGATATTAGAAAAGAAATATGCAGCCGTTTTTGCCGAATATGGATTATAG
- a CDS encoding phosphotransferase, with protein sequence MNDTQYNLNFEKLCNELQLGDLISSPKPISGGLLHRMYAIETTQANYAIKALNPQIMIRPTAVQNYIDSEKIANVAAEHIPAQPAKMLKGTSMHNIDNQFYLIFDWIEGQCLEQDEVTINNSSLIGTILADIHKTDFRQLELDSSQATNSKKIDWMFYLNKGKNENSEWIEILNSSMDKLYEWSMKAKNSSSMLASNNVISHRDLEPKNVMWRQDIPIIIDWESAGYINPMHDLVETAVYWSVDSSGSINEEKFLAFIAGYKKRVGSLTANWEVVLDIGFAGKLDWLEYSLKRSLWIECTDIEEQLLGTSQVIRTLEALKQYENMISDIKNWLNT encoded by the coding sequence ATGAACGATACTCAATATAATTTAAATTTTGAGAAACTGTGTAATGAATTACAGCTTGGTGATTTGATTAGTTCGCCCAAACCGATTTCAGGTGGACTTCTTCATCGAATGTACGCCATTGAAACCACGCAAGCTAATTATGCCATTAAGGCATTGAATCCCCAGATAATGATAAGACCTACTGCTGTGCAAAATTATATTGATTCAGAAAAAATAGCAAACGTGGCAGCTGAACATATCCCTGCTCAACCTGCAAAAATGTTAAAGGGTACTTCTATGCATAACATTGATAATCAATTCTATCTAATATTTGATTGGATTGAGGGTCAATGTTTGGAACAAGATGAAGTTACGATCAATAACAGTTCTCTGATAGGAACGATCCTTGCAGATATCCATAAAACGGATTTTAGACAACTAGAATTGGATAGTTCACAGGCGACTAATTCTAAAAAAATAGATTGGATGTTTTATCTGAACAAAGGAAAAAATGAGAATTCGGAATGGATTGAGATTTTGAATTCCAGTATGGATAAGCTGTATGAGTGGAGCATGAAAGCTAAGAATTCATCTTCAATGCTAGCATCCAATAATGTTATTAGTCACAGAGATCTGGAGCCTAAGAATGTGATGTGGAGACAAGACATACCTATTATTATAGATTGGGAATCGGCAGGTTATATTAATCCGATGCATGATCTGGTAGAAACAGCTGTGTATTGGTCAGTAGATAGCTCTGGAAGTATAAACGAGGAAAAGTTCTTAGCTTTTATAGCTGGATATAAGAAGCGAGTGGGGAGTCTAACAGCCAATTGGGAAGTGGTTCTGGATATTGGTTTTGCTGGAAAGTTGGACTGGCTCGAGTATAGCCTTAAACGGTCACTGTGGATTGAATGTACGGACATAGAGGAACAGTTATTAGGAACATCACAAGTCATTAGAACTTTAGAGGCTTTGAAACAATACGAGAATATGATTTCAGATATTAAGAACTGGTTGAATACTTAA
- a CDS encoding RNA polymerase alpha subunit C-terminal domain-containing protein, which translates to MANDKGTLRTCEQGHSYYKKSDCPTCPTCEAESKPTDGFLALLSAPARRALENEGIATLLQLADYTEKEILKLHGIGPSAMPKLRNALEEEGLSFKK; encoded by the coding sequence ATGGCAAACGATAAAGGAACACTCAGAACATGCGAACAAGGACATTCATATTATAAAAAAAGTGATTGCCCAACCTGTCCGACGTGCGAAGCTGAAAGTAAACCGACAGATGGATTTCTAGCCTTGCTGTCAGCTCCCGCCAGACGTGCCTTGGAGAATGAAGGCATTGCGACATTACTGCAACTTGCGGATTACACAGAGAAAGAAATCCTGAAGCTGCACGGAATCGGACCATCTGCCATGCCTAAACTTCGAAACGCATTGGAAGAAGAGGGATTGTCTTTCAAGAAATAA
- a CDS encoding DUF2569 domain-containing protein — MEPHIQEQKADYRPLGVSGLGGWLILIQIGLFLTVILLVVQLFQQIIPTFTTETWEMLTSKQSDYYHPLWGPVLIFEMVYNTLFLLFSVYTIFAFYSKKAILPRLMIIFYGLSLAVGIIDYLLLLQIPLAKELEDGSSIREIAKSVITCAIWIPYFIKSERVHNTFVR, encoded by the coding sequence ATGGAACCACATATTCAAGAGCAAAAGGCAGATTACCGTCCACTAGGCGTCTCGGGATTGGGTGGTTGGCTGATTCTCATCCAGATTGGATTATTTCTAACGGTAATACTGCTTGTAGTGCAATTATTTCAACAGATAATACCCACATTCACAACGGAGACTTGGGAAATGCTAACCTCCAAACAATCCGACTACTATCACCCGTTATGGGGTCCGGTACTTATTTTTGAGATGGTGTACAATACGCTGTTTCTATTATTCAGCGTCTACACAATTTTTGCGTTTTATAGCAAGAAGGCAATATTACCCCGTCTGATGATCATATTCTATGGTCTCAGTCTAGCTGTTGGTATCATTGATTACCTATTATTACTCCAGATTCCGTTAGCAAAAGAATTGGAAGATGGAAGCTCGATCAGAGAAATTGCTAAATCTGTGATCACTTGTGCCATCTGGATTCCTTATTTTATCAAATCCGAGCGAGTTCATAACACATTTGTAAGATAA
- a CDS encoding histidine phosphatase family protein, whose protein sequence is MKIYLVRHGMDEGGYRGGWSDRGLTEQGINQSRKLGEHLHHHAEEYNIHTIISSDLPRAVQTTREMEKKLNMQASLMKDWREMNNGDLAGMLHKDAEVNYPGVYFNTLEMDTPFPGGESPRDFYNRISTAFESLFRGLEEQTIKSNVLLITHGGVINILYYLLEKREWSNKSSFYPMDNTSVHTVEKGRHGWKLSSSNVLSHLSKLN, encoded by the coding sequence TTGAAAATTTACCTGGTAAGGCATGGGATGGATGAGGGAGGGTATCGAGGCGGATGGAGCGATCGTGGACTTACGGAGCAGGGAATCAATCAATCCAGGAAACTGGGAGAGCATTTGCATCATCATGCTGAGGAGTACAACATACATACGATTATTAGCAGTGATCTGCCTCGTGCAGTACAGACTACACGGGAAATGGAGAAGAAATTAAACATGCAGGCTAGCTTAATGAAAGATTGGCGGGAGATGAATAACGGAGATTTGGCAGGCATGCTACATAAGGATGCTGAAGTGAATTACCCAGGGGTCTATTTCAACACTCTTGAGATGGACACCCCGTTTCCGGGAGGAGAAAGTCCAAGGGATTTTTATAACCGGATAAGCACAGCTTTTGAGAGTCTTTTCAGAGGTTTAGAGGAGCAGACAATCAAATCCAATGTTCTATTAATTACTCATGGCGGAGTGATTAACATCCTGTATTATCTGCTTGAGAAGAGGGAATGGAGTAATAAGTCCAGCTTTTATCCCATGGACAACACCAGTGTACATACCGTTGAAAAGGGAAGGCATGGTTGGAAACTTAGCAGTTCAAATGTGTTAAGTCATCTATCTAAATTGAACTAA